In the Acropora muricata isolate sample 2 chromosome 1, ASM3666990v1, whole genome shotgun sequence genome, one interval contains:
- the LOC136911152 gene encoding uncharacterized protein F54H12.2-like, which translates to MAAAAHPLSVPGENTSLHIFNVPVTDVSIVSSKWVDYEPVQTGTNPIEFVIKPLADYIDINKTELRMVLKITKRDGTPTGDGKKYTLINNALHSIVKQFTIKINETLVTEQSDTQAYNAYIKTILNFTERAKKSYLTKALYYKDTAGHMDEVDNTAENNIGLNKRGVFTNNGTEVGLVGVPLCDIFNMDKLLLDGLEIKVKVDLNSDAFVLMGGETPNNCKLQIMSSTLRVRTVRVADSTKLEHLQIMQGQKGRAALPAVYTLTRTPTHAKIIPRGVLNHTETDLFNGLIPQYLIFGMVRNNAYNGNLARNPFNFQLFDVQGVRLTVNGEEMPYSALDLTGGKKIDKYNTLFSGSGEMNCGHGLDIDREDWEQGYGLFRFDLTPAGSGHPDHLIPHRSGNVNLYLKFATETDTVLNLIVYAEFQNKLEIDRNRRVVYDLSQGS; encoded by the coding sequence ATGGCTGCAGCAGCACACCCTCTCTCTGTTCCTGGTGAGAATACTAGTCTACATATTTTTAATGTACCTGTAACGGATGTATCGATTGTCAGTAGCAAGTGGGTGGATTACGAACCAGTGCAAACGGGAACCAACCCCATTGAGTTTGTCATCAAACCCCTGGCAGACTACATTGACATAAACAAAACGGAGTTACGAATGGTGCTGAAAATAACCAAGAGAGACGGAACTCCTACAGGCGATGGCAAGAAGTACACTCTGATCAACAACGCCCTTCACTCTATCGTTAAACAGTTTACTATCAAGATTAACGAGACACTCGTGACAGAACAATCAGACACTCAAGCTTACAATGCCTACATCAAAACCATACTAAATTTTACAGAGCGGGCCAAAAAATCCTACTTAACAAAAGCGCTGTACTACAAAGACACAGCTGGACATATGGATGAAGTGGATAATACTGCCGAAAATAATATCGGTCTGAATAAAAGGGGTGtattcacaaacaatggaaCTGAAGTGGGACTAGTTGGGGTACCCCTATGCGACATCTTCAACATGGACAAGTTATTGTTAGATGGTCTAGAGATAAAGGTAAAAGTGGACCTGAACAGTGATGCTTTCGTTCTCATGGGAGGTGAGACTCCAAACAATTGCAAGTTACAAATCATGTCAAGCACTCTCCGTGTGCGTACCGTCCGTGTAGCAGACAGCACGAAGTTAGAACATTTGCAAATAATGCAGGGTCAAAAAGGTCGCGCTGCCCTCCCAGCAGTTTACACTTTGACCAGAACCCCAACACATGCAAAGATCATTCCACGAGGGGTATTAAATCACACGGAGACGGATCTTTTCAATGGTCTTATTCCTCAATACCTTATTTTTGGGATGGTGCGAAACAATGCGTACAACGGAAACCTGGCACGAAaccctttcaattttcaactgtttgacGTACAAGGAGTTCGTCTAACTGTGAATGGAGAAGAAATGCCGTACTCAGCTCTAGACCTGACAGGCGGCAAAAAGATCGATAAATATAACACCTTATTTTCTGGCAGCGGAGAAATGAACTGCGGGCATGGCCTGGACATTGACAGAGAAGATTGGGAGCAGGGATACGGTTTGTTCCGTTTCGACTTGACGCCAGCCGGAAGCGGTCATCCTGATCATCTGATACCCCATCGCTCGGGGAATGTCAATCTGTACCTTAAATTTGCTACTGAAACAGACACAGTTCTCAATTTAATCGTGTATGCGGAATTCCAGAATAAGTTGGAGATTGATCGCAACAGACGCGTGGTCTACGATTTGTCACAAGGCTCTTAA